From Glycine max cultivar Williams 82 chromosome 11, Glycine_max_v4.0, whole genome shotgun sequence, the proteins below share one genomic window:
- the LOC100786847 gene encoding F-box/LRR-repeat protein At1g67190, which yields MDQLPVEVIGNILSHLRAARDVVIASATCRKWRQACCKHLHTLSFSSKDWPIYRDLTTTRLEILITQTIFQSSGLQALSILMEDVDEFSASTVTAWLLYTRETLRQLHYNVKTTPNVNILEICGRHKLEILDLAHNSIVGVEPNYQRFPCLKSLSLSYVSISALDLNLLVFACPKIEALELVNPEIAMSDAQVTVELSSLTLKSVYVEAISLDKFLLEADGLECLHLKDCALEFFELIGKGTLKHFKIDDVSVIHLDIGETVENLETVDISNFTIIWPKFYQMISRSSNLKRLRLWDVMFDDEDEVVDLETIATCFPYLSHLSLSYDVRDGVLHYGLQGSSYLESVVVLELGWTVINDLFSHWVEGLLKRCPNLKKLVIHGIVSQVKSHEECQMLANFTTSMVELMRRYTHVDPYFKYD from the coding sequence ATGGACCAGCTTCCTGTTGAAGTGATTGGGAACATTCTGTCACACTTGAGGGCTGCAAGAGATGTGGTGATAGCTTCTGCAACATGCAGGAAATGGCGACAAGCGTGCTGCAAGCACCTTCATACACTCTCCTTCAGCTCCAAAGATTGGCCCATTTACCGGGATTTGACGACTACCCGCCTCGAGATTTTGATCACACAAACCATTTTCCAGAGCTCTGGGTTGCAGGCCCTATCCATTTTGATGGAAGATGTGGATGAATTCTCGGCTTCCACCGTTACTGCTTGGCTCTTGTACACCAGGGAAACTCTCAGGCAATTGCATTATAATGTCAAGACTACGCCTAATGTTAACATTCTTGAAATATGTGGCAGGCACAAGCTGGAAATACTGGATCTGGCTCATAATTCCATTGTGGGGGTTGAGCCTAATTATCAGCGGTTCCCTTGTTTGAAATCTCTTTCCTTGAGTTATGTCAGTATATCTGCGTTGGATCTAAATCTTTTGGTGTTTGCGTGTCCAAAGATTGAAGCTTTGGAACTTGTCAATCCTGAGATTGCAATGTCTGATGCACAGGTGACCGTTGAATTGAGTAGTTTGACGCTGAAGAGTGTGTATGTAGAAGCAATCAGTTTGGACAAGTTTTTATTGGAGGCTGATGGGCTTGAGTGCTTGCACTTGAAAGATTGTGCACTCGAGTTTTTTGAACTCATTGGCAAGGGGACCTTGAAGCATTTTAAGATTGATGATGTTAGTGTTATACATCTTGATATTGGTGAGACAGTTGAGAATCTTGAGACTGTGGATATCAGCAACTTCACTATTATATGGCCAAAGTTTTACCAAATGATTTCAAGATCGTCGAATTTGAAGAGGCTTCGTCTTTGGGATGTGATGTTTGACGATGAGGATGAGGTTGTGGATTTGGAAACAATTGCGACTTGCTTTCCCTACCTGAGCCATTTATCACTGAGTTATGATGTGAGAGATGGAGTGCTTCACTATGGTTTACAAGGCTCTTCCTATCTGGAGAGTGTTGTTGTCTTGGAGCTTGGCTGGACTGTGATCAATGATCTTTTCTCCCACTGGGTTGAGGGTCTGCTTAAGCGTTGCCCCAACCTGAAGAAGTTGGTCATTCATGGGATTGTTTCTCAGGTTAAGTCTCATGAAGAATGCCAGATGTTAGCCAATTTCACTACATCCATGGTTGAGCTGATGCGGAGATACACACATGTAGATCCATATTTTAAGTATGACTAG